One segment of Plasmodium gaboni strain SY75 chromosome 3, whole genome shotgun sequence DNA contains the following:
- a CDS encoding putative activator of Hsp90 ATPase, which translates to MSFEITEEYYVPPEVLFNAFTDAYTLTRLSRGSLAEVDLKVGGKFSLFSGSILGEFIEITKPHKIVEKWKFRDWNENEYSTVTVEFISVKENHTKLKLTHNNIPASNKYNEGGVLERCKNGWTQNFLHNIEVILGYPKKK; encoded by the exons atgagcTTTGAAATTACAGAAGAGTATTATGTTCCTCCTGAGGTTTTATTTAACGCTTTTACGGATGCTTATACATTAACACGACTATCTAGAGGATCATTAGCTGAAGTG GATTTGAAAGTTGGAGGCAAGTTCAGCCTTTTTTCTGGAAGCATACTAGGAGAATTTATAGAAATAACAAAGCCACATAAAATAGTAGAGAAATGGAAATTTAGAGACTGGAATGAAAATGAATACAGTACAGTAACAGTGGAATTTATAAGTGTAAAAGAAAATCACACAAAGTTAAAACTCacacataataatataccAGCAAGCAACAAATATAACGAAG GGGGTGTCTTGGAAAGGTGCAAAAACGGATGGACACAAAACtttttacataatataGAAGTTATATTAGGATATCcaaaaaagaaatag
- a CDS encoding putative pre-mRNA-processing factor 19 — MSIVCTISGQTPEEPVVSKTGYIFEKRLIEKHIINYGICPVSGEVLTLDDLYPIKNEKIVKPRPITASSIPGLLSIFQTEWDSIISEMFSLRTHVNDIRNELSHSLYQYDAATRVIAKLLKEKNGYKEEIENLKKQIFELKSSNNVDIYEIGLNEEILEKMQNLAKDLLMNRKKRKIDNVCSIEQWKDFENTNEFNIHSSTIPGVTCITLDVNKYKYNYNDDHMKHNFFSGGNDGNVYYVSLNDNKILSKLQGHLKKVNAIISHPSNFICITASNDKTIRIWKGDDNNAHNNDHHDADHSDDSNNNNQYTYDNSQFVSAHVITKHKDHVTSLALHPLENYFISSSKDSMWILHDLETAKTIKTSKDNPSSFKHLAIHPDGMMFGIAAQDSNIHIYDIKSQEYKATLNGHTKSLNCLSFSENGYYLASSSKDNTVKLWDLRKAQSFQTITLNETPNYISFDYSGKYLSIAVENDIQIYNFETKNQANLIKTLSSHTDTVTQTCFGSTTSYILSSSMDKTIKLWN, encoded by the coding sequence atgtcAATAGTATGCACCATAAGTGGTCAGACACCTGAAGAACCTGTTGTAAGTAAAACGggatatatatttgaaaagAGATTAATTGAAAAACACATAATTAATTATGGCATATGTCCAGTAAGTGGTGAGGTTCTAACACTAGATGATTTATATCcaattaaaaatgaaaagatTGTTAAGCCTAGACCTATTACCGCTAGTAGTATACCTGGATTACTGTCGATTTTTCAAACAGAATGGGATTCGATTATATCAGAAATGTTTAGTTTAAGAACACATGTTAATGATATACGTAATGAATTAAGTCATAGCTTATATCAATATGATGCTGCTACAAGAGTTATAGctaaattattaaaagaaaaaaatggttataaagaagaaatagaaaatttaaaaaaacagATTTTCGAATTAAAAAGTAGTAATAATGTTGATATTTATGAAATAGGattaaatgaagaaatattagaaaaaatgCAAAATCTTGCTAAAGATTTATTAATgaatagaaaaaaaagaaaaatagATAATGTATGTTCTATTGAACAATGGAAAGATTTTGAAAATACTAATGAATTTAATATTCATTCATCAACCATACCAGGAGTTACTTGTATTACACTTGAtgttaataaatataaatataattataatgatgatCATATGaaacataattttttctctGGAGGTAATGATGGAAATGTTTATTATGTTTCTctaaatgataataaaatattatcaaaattacaaggacatttaaaaaaagtaaaCGCAATTATTTCACATCCATCcaattttatatgtataacAGCATCTAACGATAAAACCATAAGAATATGGAAAGGTGATGACAATAATGCACATAATAATGATCATCATGATGCTGATCATAGTGAtgatagtaataataataatcaatATACATATGACAACTCACAATTTGTCTCTGCACATGTTATAACCAAACATAAAGATCATGTTACTTCATTAGCTTTACATCCTTTggaaaattattttattagCTCTTCCAAAGATAGTATGTGGATTTTACATGATTTAGAAACAGCCAAAACTATAAAAACTTCAAAAGATAATCCAAGTTCTTTTAAACATCTAGCTATACACCCAGATGGTATGATGTTTGGTATAGCAGCACAAGATTCTAATATACATATCTATGATATTAAAAGTCAAGAATATAAAGCAACATTAAATGGACATACTAAATCTTTAAATTGTTTATCTTTTAGTGAAAACGGTTATTATTTAGCATCATCTTCAAAAGATAATACAGTCAAATTATGGGACTTAAGAAAAGCTCAAAGCTTTCAAACGATAACATTAAATGAAACACCCAATTATATTTCCTTTGATTATTCAGGAAAATATCTATCCATAGCTGTAGAAAATgatatacaaatatataattttgaaaCAAAAAATCAAGCTAATCtaataaaaacattatCATCACATACAGATACGGTGACACAAACATGCTTTGGTAGTACCACCTCATATATTTTGTCAAGTTCAATGGATAAAACCATAAAACTTTGGAATTGA
- a CDS encoding hypothetical protein (conserved Plasmodium protein, unknown function) — translation MKGNTKIPLVKKINPPVLTKKSIIASKNINNKNDQNNLNRSEYSEQARNNDNTICESVYENAYSPDSETFDFVNENFNDDSNQDMFPYESYMNKEKNYKKKQMMIDDELIFQNEMLRNVFKSSQKIKEMQRELFNVDTKNFIPVVYPVENNKGAYSIPRDYSKKIDTVETIDMVDIDDKAYGGVKSMGCPNDNNSAYLQNNEKNNNLYDTYEGNISIKRDKTQQYNTKSNKNKESILKSKLDSHVSKIGEIKVNIDDIKTGLLSYYSNVFSLDEYDIGDRINILRYGEKRKNTSDLNNVKYSYEINDIPIKPSYLYNTSKLHNSFYTSNEKKYIPNDYYYNDMESYDHLKDSKSVDTYNNQNIKNSLYENMSKSVNKYDHYGQIAELLTSLKNKCDDANFKVQDLSSRFCKYENPDNRFWVHNLVPEHLRKPALYKDDDLRKHLVITYSQLFNEAMLNKKKIEALEKKLHILKLRVNCFKNGYKMETRNAL, via the exons ATGAAAGGTAATACAAAAATTCCCCTcgtaaaaaaaatcaaCCCTCCTGTATTAACAAAGAAAAGCATAATAGCtagtaaaaatataaataataaaaatgatcAAAATAACCTGAACCGTTCAGAATATTCTGAACAGGCAAgaaataatgataatacaATTTGTGAAAGTGTATATGAAAATGCATATTCTCCTGACAGTGAAACATTTGATTTTGTTAACGAAAACTTTAATGATGATTCAAATCAGGATATGTTTCCTTACGAATCATATAtgaataaagaaaaaaattataaaaagaagCAAATGATGATAGATGATGAATTAATATTTCAGAATGAAATGTTAAGGAATGTATTTAAGAGTTCtcaaaaaattaaagaaatgCAAAGGGAATTATTTAATGTTGatacaaaaaattttattcCAGTAGTATATCCTgtagaaaataataaggGTGCTTATTCTATACCTCGAGattattcaaaaaaaattgataCAGTCGAAACGATTGATATGGTTGATATTGATGATAAAGCATATGGTGGAGTGAAAAGTATGGGATGTccaaatgataataatagtgcgtatttacaaaataatgaaaaaaataataatttatatgatacATATGAAGGTAATATAAGTATAAAAAGGGATAAAACACaacaatataatacaaaaagtaataaaaataaagaatcAATTTTAAAATCTAAATTGGATTCACATGTATCAAAAATAGGAGaaataaaagtaaatattgatgatataaaaacaGGACTgttatcatattattcaaatgTATTTTCATTAGATGAATATGATATAGGGGATAggataaatattttaagaTACGgtgaaaaaagaaaaaatacatCTGATTTGAATAATGTAAAATATTCTTATGAGATAAATGATATACCTATAAAACcatcatatttatataacacCAGTAAATTAcataattctttttatacatcaaatgaaaaaaaatatataccCAATGATTATTACTATAATGACATGGAGAGTTATGATCATTTAAAAGATAGCAAATCAGTAGATacttataataatcaaaatattaaaaactctttatatgaaaatatgaGTAAATCTGTAAACAAATATGATCATTATGGACAAATAGCAGAACTGTTAACTAGCTTAAAGAATAAATGTGATGATGCTAATTTTAAAGTTCAAGATTTGTCTTCAAGATTTTGTAAGTATGAAAACCCTGACAACCGTTTTTGGGTTCACAATCTAGTACCGGAg CATTTAAGAAAACCAGCCTTATATAAAGATGATGACCTCAGAAAGCACTTAGTTATTACGTACTCTCAATTATTCAATGAAGCTAtgttaaataaaaaaaaaatagaagccttagaaaaaaaactacatatattaaaattaagAGTAAATTGTTTTAAAAATGGATATAAAATGGAAACAAGAAATGCCCTATGA
- a CDS encoding putative splicing factor 3B subunit 1, with the protein MVSGRKNEMPRNSKSDGSNKNINYGDKDKLLNISQNEIKYVKEIDPDMSDIETDSYDDSNKKGRLSFNDEYYKKKQNDNINISKFRNEIIQNDLINNKDTINDINLGLIKDKSIKRRENEFQRKKYDYKLSPQRADPFADKSPSPGERTYTDIMLENKKKSKIKETSLNSSHLIKEGDDTNKTKDNITKKYSHRSNSNDDNNYYSNNDDDSSSNYSDTNKLKDMKNEKKNKTTNNLKSKWDVIKHEKNNINFDYISTSGLEKGTDDSSRVLNNNKKKKFSRWDKINKEQEDMKRVKLNKENNDNMNMPYIANNMNTPYIANNMNTPYIANNINTPYISNNMNTPYISNNINTPFTPMADALLRMKIKNEIDIRNRPLTDEDLNELLPSEGYEIVEAPEEYQAIRNNKLKTMFKNTIINTPLFPNKPKGIEETPYNTNSNINNNNNNNINNINSDDNINLMQSTFIHTPFYELPNTSYNNLNEQINQDEAMCQLKYKQLEMNNPQLLNELKYIQLKNEDYIYFSKLFETVNEEELSQEELKERKFMILLLKIKNGTPSIRRTALRTITEKVKELGPEILFNLILPLMMQNTLEDQERHLLVKVIDRILFKLDDLVRPYVHKILVVIEPLLIDEDYYARVEGREIISNLAKAAGLATMIGIMRPDIDHPDEYVRNTTARAFAVVASALGIPSLILFLKAVCQSKKNWEARHTGIKIVQQIAILMGCAVLPHLKDLVQIIAHGLHDEQQKVRTITALAVAALAEAAAPYGIEAFDSVLRPLWKGITEYRGKVLASFLKAIGLIIPLMDSYHANYYTKEVMVILINEFNSPDDEMKKIVLKCVKQCIQTEGVDKEYINQEIVNPFFEKFWNMRNSNDKKSFILIVDTTVEISKKIGASSVISKIVDDLKDPSEQYRKMVLQTIQNIINELGVDDIDQKLEEQLIDGMLYAFQEQTSEDYFILLNSFDIICNKLNIRMKPYLPQIAGILRWRLNTPLPKVRQQSADLISRISKLIKICDEKQMLGHLSLYLYEYLGEEYPEVLANIIRALKSILVVLGVQNMTPPIKDLLPRITPILKNRHEKVQENVIDLIGIIADKAGDLVSPKEWDRICFDLIELLKSNKKLIRRATIQTFGYIARTIGPFEVLTVLLNNLKVQERQLRVCTTVAIAIVADTCLPYSVLAALMNEYKTQDMNVQNGVLKALSFMFEYIGEIAKDYVYSVVTLLEHALMDRDLVHRQIATWACKHLALGCFGLNRQDALIHLLNYVWPNIFETSPHLIQAVIDSIDGFRVALGPAIIFQYLVQGIFHPSRKVREIYWKIYNNVYIGHQDSLVPIYPPFELLNDSSFARDELRYTI; encoded by the coding sequence atgGTTAGTGGACGGAAGAATGAAATGCCACGAAACAGTAAGAGTGATGGtagtaataaaaatataaattatggTGATAAAGATAAATTACTTAATATAAGtcaaaatgaaataaaatatgttaaaGAAATTGACCCTGATATGAGTGATATAGAAACTGACAGTTATGATGATAGTAATAAGAAAGGACGTCTTTCTTTTAATgatgaatattataaaaaaaaacaaaatgacaatataaatattagTAAGTTTAGAAATGAAATTATTCAGAatgatttaataaataataaagatactattaatgatataaatttaggattaataaaagataaatcTATCAAGAGAAGAGAAAATGAATTtcaaagaaaaaaatatgattataaaTTATCACCTCAAAGAGCAGATCCTTTTGCTGATAAAAGTCCTTCACCAGGTGAAAGGACATATACAGATATTATGTTagagaataaaaaaaaaagtaaaatcAAAGAAACATCTTTAAATTCATCACATTTAATTAAAGAAGGAGATGATACTAATAAGACTAAAGATAAcattacaaaaaaatatagtCATAGAAGTAATTcaaatgatgataataattattattcaaataatgatgatgatagTAGTAGTAATTATAGTGATACTAACAAATTAAAAGACatgaaaaatgaaaaaaaaaataaaacaacaaataatttaaaatcCAAATGGGATGTTATTAAACatgaaaagaataatataaattttgattatatatCTACATCTGGACTAGAAAAAGGGACAGATGATTCTTCACGTGTtctaaataataataaaaagaaaaaattttcaaGATGGgataaaattaataaagaaCAAGAAGATATGAAAAGAGTTAAACTGAATAAggaaaataatgataatatgaatatgCCATATATAGctaataatatgaatacaCCATATATAGctaataatatgaatacaCCATATATAgctaataatataaatacacCATACATATCCaataatatgaatacaCCATACATATccaataatattaatacaCCTTTCACACCCATGGCTGATGCTTTACTTCgaatgaaaataaaaaacgAAATAGACATAAGGAACAGACCTTTGACAGATGAAGATTTAAACGAATTATTACCTTCAGAAGGTTATGAAATTGTAGAAGCTCCTGAAGAATATCAAGCTATTcgtaataataaattaaagaccatgtttaaaaatacaattATTAATACTCCACTTTTTCCAAATAAACCAAAGGGTATAGAAGAAACACCTTACAACACAAACagtaatattaataataataataataataatattaataatattaatagtgatgataatataaatttaatgCAAAGCACATTTATACATACACCCTTCTATGAACTGCCCAATACttcttataataatctGAATGAACAGATTAATCAAGACGAAGCAATGTGTcaattaaaatataaacaacTAGAAATGAACAACCCCcaattattaaatgaacttaaatatatacaattaaaaaatgaagattatatatattttagtAAACTGTTTGAAACTGTTAATGAAGAAGAATTATCACAAGaagaattaaaagaaaggaaatttatgatattattattaaaaataaaaaacgGTACACCATCTATAAGAAGAACAGCCTTAAGAACAATAACTGAAAAAGTTAAAGAATTAGGTCCGgaaattttatttaatttaatattacCATTGATGATGCAGAATACATTAGAAGATCAAGAAAGACATTTATTAGTAAAAGTAATTGATcgaatattatttaaattagATGATTTAGTTAGACCATATGTACATAAAATACTTGTAGTTATAGAACCTTTATTGATAGATGAAGATTATTATGCAAGAGTTGAAGGTAGAGAAATTATAAGTAATTTAGCTAAAGCAGCTGGGTTAGCTACTATGATAGGAATTATGAGACCAGATATAGATCATCCTGATGAATATGTTAGAAATACAACTGCACGAGCATTTGCAGTTGTTGCATCTGCATTAGGAATTCCatctttaatattatttttaaaagcTGTTTGTcaatcaaaaaaaaattggGAAGCTAGACATACAGGTATAAAAATAGTACAACAGATAGCTATATTAATGGGATGTGCTGTATTACCACATTTAAAAGATCTAGTTCAAATAATAGCACATGGATTACATGATGAACAACAAAAAGTGAGAACTATAACAGCATTAGCTGTAGCAGCATTAGCAGAAGCAGCAGCTCCATATGGAATTGAAGCATTTGATTCTGTATTAAGACCATTATGGAAAGGTATTACAGAATATAGAGGTAAAGTGTTAgcatcatttttaaaagcCATTGGTTTGATTATACCCTTAATGGATTCATATCATGCAAATTATTATACTAAAGAAGTTATGgttatattaataaatgaatttaaTTCACCTGATGatgaaatgaaaaaaattgtatTAAAGTGTGTAAAGCAGTGTATACAAACAGAAGGAGTAgataaagaatatataaatcaagAAATTGTTAATCCATTCTTTGAAAAATTTTGGAATATGAGAAATtcaaatgataaaaaaagttttatattaattgtAGATACAACAGTAgaaatatcaaaaaaaataggaGCAAGCTCTGTTATTTCAAAAATTGTTGATGATTTAAAAGATCCATCAGAACAATATAGAAAGATGGTTCTACAAActatacaaaatattattaatgaATTAGGTGTTGATGATATTGATCAAAAATTAGAAGAACAATTAATAGATGGTATGTTATATGCTTTTCAAGAACAAACTTCTGAAgattattttattttattaaattcatttgatattatttgtaataaattaaatattagAATGAAACCTTATCTACCACAAATAGCTGGAATTCTTAGATGGAGATTAAATACACCACTACCAAAAGTAAGACAACAAAGTGCTGATCTCATATCAAGAATTTCTAaacttataaaaatatgtgaTGAAAAACAAATGTTAGGACATCTATCTTTATATCTATATGAATATCTAGGTGAAGAATATCCAGAAGTATTAGCTAATATTATTAGAGCTCTAAAATCTATCTTAGTAGTATTAGGTGTCCAAAATATGACACCACCTATTAAAGATCTATTACCAAGAATTACACCTATCTTAAAAAATAGACATGAAAAAGTACAAGAAAATGTTATAGACTTAATAGGTATCATAGCAGACAAAGCAGGTGATCTAGTCTCTCCAAAAGAATGGGATAGAATTTGTTTTGATTTAatagaattattaaaatctaataaaaaattaattagAAGAGCTACTATACAAACCTTTGGTTATATTGCACGTACTATTGGTCCATTCGAAGTTCTTACtgttttattaaataatttaaaagtTCAAGAAAGACAATTAAGAGTCTGTACTACTGTCGCTATTGCAATTGTTGCTGATACTTGTTTACCATATTCAGTACTTGCAGCTTTAAtgaatgaatataaaacaCAAGATATGAATGTCCAAAATGGAGTACTTAAAGCTTTATCATTTATGTTTGAATATATAGGTGAAATTGCCAAAGATTATGTTTATTCAGTTGTCACATTATTAGAACATGCATTAATGGATAGAGATCTTGTTCATAGACAAATAGCAACATGGGCATGTAAACATTTAGCATTAGGATGTTTTGGTTTGAATCGTCAAGATGCattaatacatttattaaattatgtATGGCCAAACATTTTTGAAACATCTCCACATCTAATACAAGCTGTAATAGATTCTATTGATGGATTCAGAGTTGCTCTAGGACCAGCTATTATTTTTCAGTATCTAGTTCAAGGAATATTCCATCCATCTAGAAAAGTTAGAGAAATATACTGgaaaatttataataatgtttaCATAGGTCATCAGGATAGTTTGGTTCCTATATACCCACCCTTTGAATTATTGAACGATAGTAGCTTTGCAAGGGATGAGTTAAGATATActatatga
- a CDS encoding dual specificity protein phosphatase produces the protein MIVKVFDSIYISNVYNANDIYELIKLNIGGVLTCFDCKCIEWCSYNNINVTNKIFYKDIFVNSKKDLLKYDSPTINNKTINTDIETQQNNNNDENNNSDEGTCNKLIETQTTSIDNSEIKCDHINDECKEHYDYIIFPSDIINNNNNIKDYIKSMLILKEDAYIDFELINMNDKLKNNNNNNNDNICDDNNNNDNICDNNNNNCRSNNLDVSNTSQHETEHMQLHKSNSLANISSDNINCCNKKYDKNLSRSVEISEKDKHPENSLLYEFVNKDKINNKINQEGDKSSIEKNKLSDNNMLHTHPIYNVCELNKCLRENKLIPYNNIYKMKHLYLNILDTFDENILKYVNKAHTFIDSVIQENKNILIHCMAGISRCSSIILSYVSKKNKKGIESNFNILKSRYPFAHPNDNFYRQLLLYEKMNYTLDGCTDYHNIYKKIKMNRKNLEDLKILNLKNNKQPIYNFRCKHCNYVLFNDNEIIKHDLKISKIKKNYGNSCTSIFIEKKEWILTENKMKGVLNCPNANCNIKLGKWSWTGICCSCGYLQIPAFMINSSNVDRMNISKTI, from the exons ATGATAGTTAAAGTGTTTGATAGTATATACATTAGTAATGTATATAATGCAAATGATATTTATGAACtgataaaattaaatatagGAGGAGTCTTAACATGCTTTGATTGTAAATGTATTGAATGGtgttcatataataatataaatgtgacaaataaaattttttataaagatatatttgTCAACTCTAAAAAggatttattaaaatatgattCTCCTACTAtcaataataaaacaataaaCACTGATATAGAAACacaacaaaataataataatgatgaaaataataatagtgatGAGGGTACATGTAATAAATTGATTGAGACTCAAACAACATCTATCGACAATTCTGAAATAAAATGTGATcatataaatgatgaatGTAAAGAAcattatgattatattatttttcctagtgatattataaataataataataatataaaggattatataaaatccatgttaatattaaaagagGATGCTTACATAGATTTTGAACTAATTAATATGAACGACAAactaaaaaataataataataataataatgataatatttgtgatgataataataataatgataatatttgtgataataataataataattgtaGAAGTAATAATCTAGATGTATCCAATACATCTCAACACGAAACAGAACACATGCAACTCCATAAAAGTAATAGTCTTGCCAATATTTCTTctgataatataaattgttgtaataaaaaatatgataagAATCTATCAAGAAGTGTAGAAATATCAGAGAAAGATAAACACCCAGAAAATAGTCTTCTCTACGAATTTgtaaataaagataaaataaataataagataAATCAAGAAGGAGATAAATCATctatagaaaaaaataaattatctgataataatatgttacATACACAtcctatatataatgtatgtgaactaaataaatgtttaagagaaaataaattaattccttataataatatttataaaatgaaacatttatatttaaatatattagatacattcgatgaaaatattcttaaatatgtaaataagGCACATACATTTATTGATAGTGTTATTCaagaaaacaaaaatattttaattcattGTATGGCTGGAATATCAAGATGTTCAtctattatattatcttatgtatcaaaaaaaaacaaaaaaggaattgaatcaaattttaatatattaaaaagcAGATATCCATTCGCTCATCCGAATGACAACTTCTATCGTCAGCTTCTACTCtatgaaaaaatgaattacACTCTAGAT GGCTGCACTGATTATCACaacatttataaaaaaattaaaatgaacagaaaaaatttagaggatttaaaaattcttaatttaaaaaataataaacaaccaatatataatttccGATGCAA acATTGCAATTATGTCCTCTTCAACGACAATGAAATCATAAAACACGACTTAAAAATAtctaaaataaaaaaaaat tATGGAAATTCTTGCACAAGTATATTcatagaaaaaaaagaatgGATATTGACagaaaacaaaatgaaagGAGTTTTAAACTGTCCTAATGcaaat tgtaatataaaattagGAAAATGGTCTTGGACCGGTATATGTTGTTCATGTGGATATTTGCAGATTCCTGCTTTTATG aTAAACTCATCAAATGTTGATCGAATGAATATTTCCAAGACAATATAA
- a CDS encoding hypothetical protein (conserved Plasmodium protein, unknown function), which translates to MKMNMKIYYLFLFFVFILKERCVDNEEINKTQENYLDHRDFEKDMDELDLSGLEYDIENVEEIAQKESYNYVTQIYVYIRIDEEYKKYINHLELMRLGQKFMTILQNSMLNVQLKKTGNGIFTCFYDNKAITEDLATYFLIQKEVDFIEVGFDKRYPEGRQAPITDSDMRVSIKNEEL; encoded by the exons atgaaaatgaatatgaaaatatattacttatttttattttttgtatttatattaaaagaacGTTGTGTTGACAATGAGGAAATAAATAAGACACAAGAGAATTATTTAGATCATAGAGACTTTGAAAAAGATATGGATGAACTGGATTTGAGTGGCTTAGAATATGACATTGAAA ACGTTGAAGAGATAGCTCAAAAAGAATCGTATAATTATGTAACTcaaatatatgtatatataagGATAGATGAGGAATAT aaaaaatatataaatcatttaGAACTTATGAGACTAGGACAAAAATTCATGACAATCTTACAGAATTCTATGCTTAATGTTCAGCTTAAAAAAACGGGGAACGGAATTTTTACATGtttttatgataataaag CTATAACTGAAGATTTGGCgacatattttttaatacaaaAAGAAGTAGATTTTATTGAAGTCGGGTTTGACAAGAGATATCCAg AAGGAAGACAGGCACCTATAACTGACAGTGACATGAGGGTGTCgataaaaaatgaagagCTATGA